The following are from one region of the Mesorhizobium sp. B4-1-4 genome:
- the rimM gene encoding ribosome maturation factor RimM (Essential for efficient processing of 16S rRNA), whose amino-acid sequence MSKPQNPVQMAVIGAAHGIKGELRVKTFTGEPMALADYGPLYARDGRAFQITDIRPANTVVVVRFKGINDRNAAEALAGTELFVDRSMLPDDGEEDEFYHADLIGLEIRDDTGAAIGKVVAVHNFGGGDILDVTLSGRKGVLIPFTQAAVPQVSIAEGFVRVDPVAAGLVEDEDGDAPREEGFDPKGRPRGPRDAGGNR is encoded by the coding sequence ATGAGCAAACCGCAAAACCCTGTCCAGATGGCTGTCATCGGCGCCGCTCACGGCATCAAGGGCGAACTCAGGGTGAAGACCTTCACCGGCGAGCCGATGGCGCTGGCCGACTATGGGCCGCTCTATGCCAGGGATGGCCGTGCCTTCCAGATAACAGACATAAGGCCAGCGAACACCGTCGTCGTGGTCCGCTTCAAGGGCATCAATGACCGCAACGCCGCCGAGGCGCTTGCCGGCACGGAGCTGTTCGTCGACCGCTCGATGCTGCCCGACGACGGCGAGGAGGACGAATTCTACCATGCCGACCTGATCGGACTGGAAATCCGGGATGATACGGGTGCGGCCATCGGCAAGGTGGTCGCGGTGCACAATTTCGGTGGCGGCGACATCCTCGATGTGACGCTCTCCGGCCGCAAGGGCGTGCTGATCCCGTTCACGCAGGCAGCCGTGCCGCAGGTGTCGATCGCCGAGGGTTTTGTCCGCGTCGACCCGGTGGCGGCCGGACTGGTCGAGGACGAGGACGGCGACGCCCCGCGCGAGGAAGGCTTCGACCCGAAGGGCAGGCCCCGCGGACCGCGCGATGCCGGAGGCAACCGGTGA
- the lpdA gene encoding dihydrolipoyl dehydrogenase gives MAYDVVIIGSGPGGYVCAIKAAQLGLKVAVVEKNATFGGTCLNIGCIPSKALLHASEMFAEAGHSFDTLGVEIPAPKLNLKKMMTHKDTTVASNVNGVAFLFKKNKIDSFRGTGKVVAAGKVSVTGEDGKVEEIETKNIVIATGSDVAGIPGVKVDFDEKVIVSSTGALSLEKVPGHLVVVGGGVIGLELGSVWARLGARVTVVEFLDTILGGMDGEVSKQFQRMLSKQGFEFKLGAKVTGVAKAKKGASVTFEPVKGGAAETIDADVVLIATGRRAYADSLGLKEAGVEVDERGRVKTDGHLRTNMPGIYAIGDVIAGPMLAHKAEDEGVAVAETIAGQAGHVNYDVIPSVVYTSPEIASVGKTEEELKKAGIDYKVGKFPFSANGRARAMLHTDGFVKILADKTSDRVLGVHIVGFGAGEMIHEAAVLMEFGGSSEDLARTCHAHPTMSEAVKEAALATFFKPIHI, from the coding sequence ATGGCTTATGACGTCGTTATCATCGGATCGGGACCGGGCGGCTATGTCTGCGCTATCAAGGCGGCACAGCTCGGGCTTAAGGTCGCCGTGGTCGAGAAGAACGCGACCTTCGGCGGCACCTGCCTCAACATCGGCTGCATCCCGTCCAAGGCGCTGCTCCATGCCTCCGAGATGTTCGCCGAGGCCGGCCATTCCTTCGATACGCTGGGCGTCGAGATACCGGCACCGAAGCTCAATCTGAAGAAGATGATGACGCACAAGGACACGACGGTGGCGTCGAACGTCAACGGCGTCGCCTTCCTGTTCAAGAAGAACAAGATCGACTCCTTTCGAGGCACCGGCAAGGTGGTCGCGGCCGGCAAGGTGTCGGTGACCGGCGAGGACGGCAAGGTCGAGGAGATCGAGACCAAGAACATCGTTATCGCCACCGGCTCCGATGTCGCCGGCATTCCCGGCGTCAAGGTCGATTTCGACGAGAAGGTGATCGTGTCGTCGACCGGCGCGCTGTCGCTGGAGAAGGTTCCCGGCCATCTGGTGGTGGTCGGCGGCGGCGTCATCGGGCTCGAGCTCGGCTCGGTCTGGGCGCGGCTTGGCGCCAGGGTCACCGTCGTCGAGTTCCTCGACACGATCCTCGGCGGCATGGACGGCGAGGTTTCCAAGCAGTTCCAGCGGATGCTCTCCAAGCAGGGTTTCGAGTTCAAGCTCGGCGCCAAGGTCACCGGCGTCGCCAAGGCCAAGAAGGGCGCCAGCGTCACCTTCGAGCCGGTCAAGGGTGGGGCGGCCGAGACGATCGATGCCGACGTCGTGCTGATCGCCACCGGCCGCCGCGCCTATGCCGACAGTCTCGGTCTCAAGGAGGCTGGAGTGGAGGTCGACGAGCGCGGCCGGGTCAAGACCGACGGTCATCTCAGGACCAATATGCCCGGCATCTATGCCATCGGCGACGTCATCGCCGGACCGATGCTGGCGCACAAGGCTGAGGACGAGGGCGTGGCGGTGGCCGAAACCATCGCGGGCCAGGCCGGCCATGTGAACTACGACGTCATCCCGAGCGTCGTCTACACCAGCCCGGAAATCGCCTCGGTCGGCAAGACCGAGGAAGAGCTGAAGAAGGCCGGCATCGACTACAAGGTGGGCAAGTTTCCGTTCAGCGCCAATGGCCGGGCGCGCGCCATGCTGCACACGGACGGTTTTGTGAAGATCCTTGCCGACAAGACCAGCGACCGCGTGCTCGGCGTGCATATCGTCGGCTTCGGCGCCGGCGAAATGATCCACGAGGCGGCGGTGCTGATGGAGTTCGGCGGATCGTCGGAGGACCTCGCCCGCACCTGCCACGCGCATCCGACGATGTCGGAAGCGGTGAAGGAAGCGGCGCTGGCGACGTTTTTCAAGCCGATCCACATCTAG
- a CDS encoding TraB/GumN family protein codes for MKRVIAIADRAASVSLKLLVALNALFFLSFLAVLLFAAGRAHAEIPTCTGADMLSALQKSSPATYSKIEADAAATLNGKGLLWKLEKSGEQPSYLFGTMHMTDPRVTTLPEDAQKAFDAAGTLIIETTDVLDKQKMMTAMLKQPDLMMFTDSTTLSSLLSPDDAMAMNAALDARGIPPATVAKMKPWMLSAMMALPACELARQSGGAPVLDVKLAESAKAAGKPVEGLETAESQLRAMASLPLAFHMKGLVDTLKLGDKVNDINETMILLYQRGDTGMFWPLFRAAMPEEQDDPAGYAAFEETMITSRNKVMVDHAGPILAKGNAFMAVGALHLPGPEGLVEDFRKAGYTVTAVN; via the coding sequence ATGAAACGTGTCATCGCTATCGCCGACCGCGCGGCTTCCGTGTCGCTGAAGCTGCTTGTCGCGCTCAACGCCCTGTTTTTCCTGTCCTTCCTTGCCGTCCTTTTGTTCGCGGCCGGAAGGGCGCATGCGGAAATCCCGACCTGCACCGGCGCCGACATGTTGTCGGCCCTGCAGAAGAGCAGCCCTGCCACCTACAGCAAGATCGAAGCGGACGCCGCCGCCACGCTCAATGGCAAGGGGCTGTTGTGGAAACTGGAGAAATCAGGCGAACAGCCGTCCTATCTGTTCGGCACCATGCACATGACCGACCCGCGCGTCACCACGCTGCCGGAGGACGCACAAAAGGCCTTTGATGCAGCCGGCACCCTCATCATCGAGACCACCGACGTGCTCGACAAGCAGAAGATGATGACGGCGATGCTCAAGCAGCCGGACCTGATGATGTTCACGGACTCCACCACGCTGTCGTCACTGCTGTCACCCGACGATGCGATGGCGATGAATGCGGCACTGGACGCGCGTGGCATCCCGCCGGCAACCGTCGCCAAGATGAAGCCATGGATGCTGTCGGCCATGATGGCGCTTCCGGCTTGCGAACTCGCCCGCCAGTCCGGCGGAGCGCCGGTGCTCGACGTCAAGCTGGCGGAGAGCGCCAAGGCGGCCGGCAAGCCGGTGGAAGGATTGGAAACGGCCGAAAGCCAGTTGCGCGCCATGGCCTCGCTGCCGCTCGCCTTTCACATGAAGGGGCTGGTCGACACGCTGAAGCTGGGCGACAAGGTCAATGATATCAACGAGACCATGATTCTGCTCTACCAGCGCGGCGATACCGGCATGTTCTGGCCGCTGTTCCGCGCCGCCATGCCGGAAGAGCAGGACGACCCAGCCGGCTATGCGGCCTTCGAGGAAACAATGATCACCAGCCGCAACAAGGTGATGGTTGATCATGCCGGGCCGATCCTGGCCAAGGGCAATGCCTTCATGGCGGTCGGCGCCCTGCACCTTCCCGGTCCAGAGGGGCTGGTCGAAGATTTCCGCAAAGCCGGTTATACTGTCACCGCCGTCAATTGA
- a CDS encoding SDR family oxidoreductase produces MSGKVLLVTGGSRGIGAAICRLASKAGYRVAVNYASNKAAADALVAEIEAAGGEAFAVKGDVGNESDIMAMFEAVDRAFGRLDAFVNNAGIVDVKARVDEMDVARLERMMRINVVGSFLCAREAVKRMSTSHGGKGGAIVNISSAAARLGSPGEYVDYAASKGAIDTMTVGLAREVALEGIRVNAVSPGITDTEIHASGGQPDRVARMQDMLPMKRAGTADEVASAVLYLLSDAASYTTGAILNVSGGR; encoded by the coding sequence ATGAGCGGGAAGGTTCTGCTGGTCACCGGAGGCAGTCGCGGCATTGGCGCGGCGATCTGCCGGCTCGCGTCGAAGGCCGGCTATCGCGTCGCGGTGAACTACGCCTCGAACAAGGCTGCCGCCGACGCGCTGGTCGCCGAAATCGAAGCCGCCGGTGGCGAGGCCTTCGCGGTAAAGGGCGATGTCGGCAATGAATCCGATATCATGGCCATGTTCGAAGCGGTGGATCGCGCCTTCGGCCGGCTCGACGCCTTTGTCAACAATGCCGGCATCGTCGACGTCAAGGCGCGCGTCGACGAGATGGATGTGGCGCGGCTCGAGCGCATGATGCGCATCAATGTCGTCGGTTCGTTTCTCTGCGCCCGCGAGGCGGTGAAGCGCATGTCGACAAGCCACGGCGGCAAGGGCGGGGCGATCGTCAACATCTCGTCCGCCGCCGCCAGGCTCGGTTCGCCCGGCGAATATGTCGACTACGCTGCCTCCAAGGGCGCGATCGACACCATGACAGTCGGCCTGGCGCGCGAGGTGGCGCTGGAGGGCATCCGAGTCAATGCGGTCAGCCCCGGCATCACCGACACCGAAATCCATGCCTCCGGCGGTCAGCCCGATCGCGTGGCGCGGATGCAAGACATGCTGCCGATGAAGCGGGCGGGCACGGCCGATGAAGTCGCAAGCGCGGTCCTCTATCTTCTATCCGACGCCGCGTCCTATACGACGGGCGCGATCCTGAATGTCAGCGGCGGCCGCTGA
- a CDS encoding tyrosine recombinase XerC — protein sequence MQEFLIPAKPDLQAARESWLKMLARERRLSPETVEAYERDVRQFLHFLTGHLGGPPGISDIADLRPADLRGFLAARRNAGAGARTLGRGLAGIRSLLRFLERRGLANAAGAAALRAPRQPKSLPKPLTASDAKHVVSVEGQLAEEPWIAARNAAVLTLLYGSGLRISEALGLAGADLASEADTVLRITGKGGKTRLVPVLPVALKAIAEYRRLCPYHLDPKGLLFRGARGGPLNPAIVQREMAKLRSALNLPDTATPHALRHSFATHLLGRGGDLRTIQELLGHASLSTTQIYTGVDTARLLEIYESAHPRA from the coding sequence ATGCAGGAATTTCTCATCCCAGCGAAACCCGATCTCCAGGCGGCGCGCGAAAGCTGGCTGAAGATGCTGGCGCGCGAGCGCCGGCTGTCGCCGGAAACCGTCGAAGCTTATGAGCGCGACGTCAGGCAGTTCCTGCATTTCCTCACCGGCCATCTCGGCGGGCCGCCCGGCATTTCGGACATCGCCGATCTGCGCCCGGCCGACCTGCGCGGTTTCCTCGCTGCCCGCCGCAACGCCGGCGCCGGCGCCCGCACCCTCGGCCGCGGGCTGGCCGGTATCCGCTCGCTGCTGCGTTTCCTCGAACGCCGTGGCCTCGCCAATGCGGCGGGTGCCGCCGCATTGCGCGCGCCGCGCCAGCCCAAATCCCTGCCAAAACCGCTGACGGCGAGCGACGCCAAACATGTCGTGTCTGTGGAAGGCCAACTGGCGGAAGAGCCCTGGATCGCCGCTCGCAATGCTGCCGTGCTGACTCTGCTCTACGGCTCCGGCCTGCGCATTTCCGAAGCACTCGGCCTCGCCGGCGCCGATCTGGCCTCGGAGGCCGACACCGTGCTGCGCATCACCGGCAAGGGCGGCAAGACGCGGCTGGTGCCGGTGCTGCCGGTCGCGCTCAAAGCCATCGCCGAATACCGCCGGCTCTGCCCTTACCATCTCGATCCGAAGGGGCTGTTGTTTCGCGGCGCGCGCGGCGGCCCGCTCAACCCGGCCATCGTCCAGCGCGAAATGGCGAAACTGCGATCGGCGCTCAACCTGCCCGACACCGCAACGCCGCACGCGCTGCGCCATTCCTTCGCCACGCATCTGCTCGGCCGTGGCGGCGATCTGCGCACCATCCAGGAACTGCTCGGCCACGCCAGCCTGTCGACGACGCAGATCTATACCGGCGTCGACACCGCAAGGCTGCTCGAAATCTACGAATCGGCTCATCCGAGGGCATGA
- a CDS encoding DUF4241 domain-containing protein: MTMPTAPAEWNPAQASSNLGLFDLSEAQMAEREITVTAIGELDLPTGEIIACDPLTTGIDWPALSRKIKPGRYPVSLLEAQGRVAVAVLRFRPGKPIRWELATLPGQDASTLKGDEVFGYPVDAGLGSFMDKMAMALMSDQQDKLEADQNYYDDVLATEFAPNQDRFVMHYPVPGNPINVAMFWSGWGDGIYPSFWGLNAAGEPLLLMTDFGVLENADGRESQ; the protein is encoded by the coding sequence ATGACCATGCCGACCGCGCCGGCCGAATGGAATCCGGCGCAAGCGAGCAGCAATCTCGGCCTCTTCGACCTGAGCGAAGCGCAAATGGCGGAGCGAGAGATAACCGTCACAGCGATCGGCGAGTTGGATTTGCCGACAGGCGAAATCATCGCCTGCGATCCGCTGACTACCGGAATCGACTGGCCAGCATTGAGCCGTAAGATCAAACCGGGGCGCTACCCGGTCTCGCTGCTTGAGGCACAAGGCCGTGTTGCTGTGGCAGTCCTGCGTTTCCGGCCCGGCAAGCCAATTCGCTGGGAACTGGCAACCTTGCCCGGCCAGGATGCATCGACCTTGAAGGGCGACGAGGTATTTGGCTATCCCGTCGATGCCGGCCTTGGTTCGTTCATGGATAAGATGGCGATGGCGTTGATGTCGGATCAGCAAGACAAGCTTGAGGCCGACCAGAATTACTATGACGACGTGCTGGCGACCGAGTTCGCGCCCAACCAGGACCGGTTCGTCATGCACTATCCCGTTCCTGGTAACCCGATCAATGTTGCGATGTTCTGGAGTGGTTGGGGTGATGGGATTTATCCGTCTTTCTGGGGATTGAATGCGGCCGGCGAGCCGTTGCTTTTGATGACGGATTTCGGCGTGCTGGAAAACGCCGACGGCCGCGAAAGCCAGTAG
- the odhB gene encoding 2-oxoglutarate dehydrogenase complex dihydrolipoyllysine-residue succinyltransferase encodes MATEIRVPTLGESVTEATIGKWFKKVGDAIAVDEPLVELETDKVTVEVPAAAAGTLGEITAKEGETVGVGALLGSISAGGAAAPAARPQAVAQASSPDAAQTTKQAAAETAKIAGDAGPVEPRTMPPAPAAAKLIAENNLSVDQLSGSGKRGQVLKGDVLDAISKGAPSQPAETPKAAPAPVAPAAARAPSSGDDASREERVRMTKLRQTIARRLKEAQSTAAMLTTFNEVDMSAVMALRTKYKDVFEKKHGVKLGFMGFFTKAVTHALKEIPAVNAEIDGTDIIYKNFAHVGVAVGTEKGLVVPVVRDADQMSIAEIEKEIGRLGIAARDGKLSVADMQGGTFTISNGGVYGSLMSTPILNAPQSGILGMHKIQDRPVVVGGQIVIRPMMYLALSYDHRIVDGKEAVTFLVRVKESLEDPERLVLDL; translated from the coding sequence ATGGCTACCGAAATCCGCGTCCCCACTCTCGGCGAATCCGTCACCGAGGCGACCATCGGCAAATGGTTCAAAAAGGTCGGCGATGCCATTGCCGTCGACGAGCCGCTGGTCGAGCTCGAAACCGACAAGGTGACGGTCGAGGTTCCGGCGGCCGCCGCCGGCACGCTGGGCGAAATCACCGCCAAGGAAGGCGAGACGGTCGGCGTCGGCGCATTGCTGGGCTCGATTTCGGCTGGAGGCGCGGCCGCGCCGGCGGCCAGGCCGCAGGCGGTGGCGCAGGCGTCGAGCCCCGACGCGGCGCAGACCACCAAGCAGGCCGCCGCCGAGACCGCCAAGATCGCCGGCGATGCCGGCCCGGTCGAGCCGCGCACCATGCCGCCGGCGCCGGCGGCTGCGAAATTGATCGCCGAGAACAATCTGTCGGTCGACCAGCTTTCCGGCTCGGGCAAGCGCGGCCAGGTGCTGAAGGGCGATGTCCTCGACGCCATCTCCAAGGGGGCGCCATCGCAGCCGGCCGAGACGCCGAAGGCGGCGCCTGCTCCGGTGGCTCCGGCCGCTGCCCGCGCGCCATCTTCGGGTGACGACGCGTCGCGCGAGGAGCGCGTGCGCATGACCAAGCTGCGCCAGACCATCGCGCGCCGGCTCAAGGAAGCGCAGTCGACCGCCGCCATGCTCACCACCTTCAACGAGGTCGACATGAGCGCGGTGATGGCGCTCAGGACCAAGTACAAGGACGTGTTCGAGAAGAAGCACGGTGTGAAGCTCGGCTTCATGGGCTTCTTCACCAAGGCCGTCACCCACGCACTGAAGGAAATCCCGGCGGTCAACGCCGAGATCGACGGCACCGACATCATCTACAAGAATTTCGCCCATGTCGGCGTCGCTGTCGGCACCGAGAAGGGCCTTGTCGTGCCGGTGGTGCGTGATGCCGACCAGATGTCGATCGCCGAGATCGAGAAGGAGATCGGCCGGCTGGGTATCGCCGCGCGCGACGGCAAGCTGTCGGTCGCGGATATGCAGGGCGGCACGTTCACCATCTCCAACGGTGGCGTTTACGGGTCACTGATGTCGACGCCGATCCTCAATGCGCCGCAATCCGGCATCCTCGGCATGCATAAGATCCAGGACCGGCCGGTCGTGGTCGGCGGCCAGATCGTGATCCGGCCGATGATGTACCTGGCGCTCAGCTACGATCACCGCATCGTCGACGGCAAGGAAGCGGTGACCTTCCTGGTGCGGGTCAAGGAAAGCCTGGAGGATCCGGAACGGCTGGTGCTCGATCTGTGA
- the trmD gene encoding tRNA (guanosine(37)-N1)-methyltransferase TrmD, with product MSFAASVLTLYPEMFPGALGLSLAGRALQAGTWSLDAIQIRDFATDRHRTVDDTPAGGGAGMVMRADVLARAIDHASPEGDLRPRLLMSPRGKPLTQARVREFAAGPGAVIVCGRFEGVDQRLIEARALEEISVGDFILSGGEPAALVLLDAVVRLLPGVMGNAVSGEEESFENGLLEHPHYTRPQDFEGRQIPEVLISGNHKKIGAWRREQSERLTKERRPDLLAAQPLPK from the coding sequence GTGAGTTTTGCCGCCTCGGTCCTGACGCTCTATCCCGAGATGTTTCCGGGCGCGCTCGGCCTGTCGCTGGCCGGTCGGGCGCTGCAGGCTGGAACATGGTCGCTGGACGCGATCCAGATCCGCGACTTCGCCACCGACAGGCACCGCACCGTCGACGACACGCCGGCCGGCGGCGGCGCCGGCATGGTGATGCGCGCCGATGTACTGGCCAGGGCGATCGACCATGCCTCGCCGGAGGGTGATTTGCGTCCGCGCCTGCTGATGAGCCCGCGCGGCAAGCCGCTGACGCAGGCGCGTGTGCGCGAGTTCGCCGCCGGGCCGGGCGCCGTTATCGTCTGCGGCCGTTTCGAAGGCGTCGACCAGCGGTTGATCGAGGCGCGGGCATTGGAAGAAATATCGGTCGGCGATTTCATCCTGTCGGGCGGCGAGCCGGCGGCGCTCGTGCTGCTCGACGCCGTGGTGCGGCTGTTGCCTGGCGTGATGGGCAACGCGGTGTCGGGCGAGGAGGAAAGTTTCGAGAACGGCCTGCTCGAACATCCGCACTATACGCGGCCGCAGGACTTCGAGGGCCGCCAGATTCCCGAAGTGCTGATTTCGGGCAATCACAAGAAGATCGGGGCCTGGCGGCGGGAACAGTCCGAGAGGCTGACGAAGGAGAGGCGGCCCGACCTGCTCGCCGCTCAGCCCTTGCCGAAATAG
- a CDS encoding 2-oxoglutarate dehydrogenase E1 component: protein MARQDQTNAQFSLTSFLYGGNADYIDALYAAYEEDPASVNPEWQEFFAGLKDDAGDVRKNAKGASWAKPSWPLQANGELVSALDGNWGIVEKHLEKKVKDKAVTNGVVLSDADVHQATRDSVRAIMMIRAFRMRGHLHANLDPLGIAKPLEDYNELSPENYGFTAADYDRPIFLDNVLGLEFGTIRQMLEILTRTYCSTLGVEFMHISDPEEKAWIQARIEGADKEISFTAAGKKAILSKLVEAEGFEQFIDVKYKGTKRFGLDGGEALIPALEQIVKRGGQLGLKEIVLGMAHRGRLNVLSQVMAKPHRAIFHEFKGGSAAPDEVEGSGDVKYHLGASSDREFDGNKVHLSLTANPSHLEIVDPVVMGKARAKQDYLFARGREEIVPLEERAKVLPLLLHGDAAFAGQGVIAEILGLSGLRGHRVAGTLHFIINNQIGFTTNPRFSRSSPYPSDVAKMIEAPIFHVNGDDPEAVVHATKVAIEFRMKFHKPVVVDMFCYRRFGHNEGDEPAFTQPIMYRNIRTHKTTVQIYADRLIAEGHITQAEFDKMKADWRAHLESEWEVGQHYKPNKADWLDGAWSGLRTADNQDEQRRGKTAVPVKTLKEIGKKLTEVPKGFEAHKTIIRFLENRREAIESGEGIDWSTAEALAFGAILLDGNPIRLSGQDSERGTFSQRHSVLYDQRDETRYIPLNNLSAAQAGYEVINSMLSEEAVLGFEYGYSLAEPKALTLWEAQFGDFANGAQVVFDQFISSGERKWLRMSGLVCLLPHGYEGQGPEHSSARLERFLQLCAEDNMQVANCTTPANYFHILRRQLKRDFRKPLILMTPKSLLRHKRAVSTLPEMSGESSFHRLLWDDAQLLPNQPIKLVKDSKIRRVVLCSGKVYYDLYEEREKRGINDIYLLRVEQLYPFPAKALITELSRFRNAEMVWCQEEPKNMGAWSFIDPYLEWVLAHIDAKHQRVRYTGRPAAASPATGLMSKHLAQLAALLEDALGE, encoded by the coding sequence ATGGCACGACAAGATCAAACCAACGCCCAATTTTCGCTCACCTCTTTCCTCTATGGCGGCAATGCCGACTATATTGACGCGCTCTACGCGGCGTATGAGGAGGATCCCGCCTCGGTCAATCCCGAATGGCAGGAGTTCTTCGCCGGGCTGAAGGACGATGCCGGCGATGTGCGCAAGAACGCCAAGGGTGCGTCCTGGGCAAAGCCTTCCTGGCCGCTGCAGGCCAACGGCGAACTGGTGTCGGCGCTCGACGGCAATTGGGGCATTGTCGAAAAGCACCTGGAAAAGAAGGTCAAGGACAAGGCGGTCACCAACGGCGTCGTGCTGTCCGACGCCGACGTGCACCAGGCGACGCGCGATTCGGTGCGCGCCATCATGATGATCCGCGCCTTCCGCATGCGCGGCCATCTGCACGCCAATCTCGACCCGCTCGGCATCGCCAAGCCGCTCGAGGATTATAACGAGCTGTCGCCGGAGAATTACGGCTTCACCGCAGCCGATTACGATCGGCCGATCTTCCTCGACAATGTGCTCGGGCTCGAATTCGGCACCATCCGGCAGATGCTGGAAATCCTGACCCGCACCTATTGCTCGACGCTGGGCGTCGAATTCATGCACATCTCCGATCCCGAGGAGAAGGCCTGGATCCAGGCGCGCATCGAAGGCGCGGACAAGGAAATCTCGTTCACCGCCGCCGGCAAGAAGGCGATCCTGTCGAAGCTGGTCGAGGCGGAAGGCTTTGAACAGTTCATCGACGTCAAGTACAAGGGCACCAAGCGCTTCGGCCTCGACGGTGGTGAAGCGCTGATCCCGGCGCTGGAGCAGATCGTCAAGCGCGGTGGGCAGCTCGGCTTGAAGGAAATCGTGCTCGGCATGGCCCATCGTGGCCGCCTCAACGTGCTCTCCCAGGTGATGGCGAAGCCCCATCGCGCCATCTTCCACGAGTTCAAGGGCGGTTCGGCCGCCCCCGACGAGGTCGAGGGCTCGGGCGACGTGAAGTACCATCTCGGTGCCTCCTCGGACCGCGAGTTCGATGGCAACAAGGTGCATCTGTCACTGACCGCCAACCCGTCGCACCTGGAAATCGTCGACCCGGTGGTGATGGGCAAGGCGCGCGCCAAGCAGGACTATTTGTTCGCCCGTGGCCGCGAGGAGATCGTGCCGCTGGAGGAACGGGCCAAGGTGCTGCCGCTCCTGCTGCATGGCGACGCCGCCTTCGCAGGCCAGGGCGTGATCGCCGAAATCCTCGGCCTGTCCGGCCTGCGCGGTCACCGCGTCGCAGGCACGCTGCATTTCATCATCAACAACCAGATCGGCTTCACCACCAATCCGCGCTTCTCGCGCTCGTCGCCCTATCCGTCAGACGTGGCCAAGATGATCGAGGCACCGATCTTCCACGTCAATGGCGACGACCCGGAAGCCGTGGTCCATGCCACCAAGGTGGCGATCGAATTCCGCATGAAGTTCCATAAGCCGGTGGTCGTGGACATGTTCTGCTACCGCCGCTTCGGCCATAATGAGGGTGACGAACCGGCCTTCACGCAGCCGATCATGTACCGCAACATCCGCACCCACAAGACGACGGTGCAGATCTACGCCGACCGCCTGATCGCCGAAGGCCACATCACCCAGGCCGAATTCGACAAGATGAAAGCCGACTGGCGCGCGCATCTGGAATCCGAATGGGAAGTCGGCCAGCACTACAAGCCCAACAAGGCCGACTGGCTGGACGGCGCCTGGTCGGGCCTGCGCACGGCCGACAACCAGGATGAGCAAAGGCGCGGCAAGACCGCCGTGCCGGTCAAGACGCTGAAGGAAATCGGCAAGAAGCTGACCGAGGTGCCGAAGGGTTTCGAGGCGCACAAGACGATCATCCGCTTCCTCGAGAATCGCCGCGAGGCGATCGAGTCCGGCGAAGGCATCGACTGGTCGACGGCCGAGGCGCTGGCTTTCGGCGCCATCCTGCTGGACGGCAATCCGATCCGCCTGTCGGGGCAGGATTCTGAACGCGGCACCTTCTCGCAGCGCCATTCCGTGCTCTACGACCAGCGCGACGAGACCCGCTATATCCCGCTGAACAATCTGTCGGCGGCGCAAGCCGGCTACGAAGTCATCAATTCGATGCTGTCGGAAGAGGCGGTGCTGGGCTTCGAATATGGCTATAGCCTGGCCGAGCCGAAGGCGCTGACCCTGTGGGAAGCGCAGTTCGGCGACTTCGCCAATGGCGCCCAGGTGGTGTTCGACCAGTTCATCTCGTCGGGCGAGCGCAAGTGGCTCAGAATGTCGGGCCTCGTCTGCCTGCTGCCGCATGGGTATGAAGGCCAGGGCCCGGAACATTCGTCGGCCAGGCTGGAGCGCTTCCTGCAGCTTTGCGCCGAAGACAACATGCAGGTGGCGAATTGTACGACGCCGGCTAACTACTTCCACATATTGCGCCGGCAGCTGAAGCGCGACTTCCGCAAGCCGCTGATCCTGATGACACCGAAGTCGCTGCTGCGTCACAAGCGGGCAGTGTCGACGCTGCCGGAAATGTCGGGTGAAAGCTCGTTCCACCGGCTGTTGTGGGATGACGCCCAGCTGTTGCCCAACCAGCCGATCAAGCTGGTCAAGGACAGCAAGATCCGCCGCGTCGTGCTGTGTTCGGGCAAGGTCTATTACGACCTCTACGAAGAGCGCGAGAAGCGCGGCATCAACGACATCTACCTGCTGCGCGTCGAACAGCTCTATCCGTTCCCGGCCAAGGCGCTGATCACCGAATTGTCGCGCTTCCGCAATGCCGAGATGGTGTGGTGCCAGGAGGAGCCCAAGAACATGGGCGCCTGGTCGTTCATCGACCCGTATCTGGAATGGGTGCTGGCGCATATCGACGCCAAGCATCAGCGGGTGCGCTACACCGGCCGACCGGCGGCCGCTTCGCCAGCGACCGGATTGATGTCGAAGCACCTTGCCCAGCTCGCCGCCTTGCTCGAAGACGCGCTTGGCGAATAG